The following coding sequences are from one Peromyscus eremicus chromosome X, PerEre_H2_v1, whole genome shotgun sequence window:
- the LOC131899077 gene encoding melanoma-associated antigen B4-like — MLQEGPPKCLISSPHSFLRLLTTAIMPRGHKSKARAREKRRQLQDEAQGLKDAQAKADEKEESPSSSAHDSGDAVASTSAASFPQKSKSLGEAPPITAGKRVARRRSGKGAKGRREQSASCCSKAPQSAESLQNDLVTRKAGMLMQYLLCKYKMKQPMNKGEMLKVINKRFREQFPEILKKASERIELIFGLEVKQLKPNGSYYTLVSKLDPSIGGALATGLPFPQNGLLMPLLGVIFLNGNRASEVEIWEFLNILGIYDGKVHTIFGEPRHLITKVLVKEKYLEYRRVANSEPPGYEFLWGPRAYAETTKMKVLEFLAKVNETVPQSFPSHYEEALRDEEERAKAEAVGKCGTTATNKAESKVTPGDSSCS; from the coding sequence GCCCCCCAAAGTGCTTGATTTCCAGCCCACACTCCTTCCTGCGGCTTCTAACCACAGCCATCATGCCCAGGGGACATAAGAGTAAGGCCCGTGCTCGAGAGAAACGTCGCCAGCTCCAAGATGAGGCCCAGGGGCTCAAGGATGCTCAAGCAAAGGCAGACGAGAAAGAAGAGTCACCCTCCTCCTCTGCTCATGATTCTGGAGATGCTGTTGCAAGCACCTCTGCTGCTAGCTTCCCTCAGAAGTCTAAATCTCTGGGTGAGGCACCTCCCATCACTGCTGGTAAACGTGTGGCCCGCAGAAGATCTGGTAAAGGTGCCAAAGGCCGAAGGGAGCAAAGCGCTAGTTGCTGCTCTAAGGCCCCACAGTCTGCTGAGAGCCTCCAGAATGACCTTGTAACAAGGAAGGCGGGAATGCTGATGCAGTATCTGCTCTGCAAGTACAAAATGAAACAGCCAATGAATAAGGGAGAGATGCTGAAAGTCATCAACAAAAGATTCAGGGAGCAGTTCCCTGAGATCCTCAAGAAAGCCTCTGAGCGCATAGAGCTCATTTTTGGTCTTGAAGTGAAGCAGCTCAAGCCCAATGGTAGCTACTACACCCTTGTCAGCAAGTTAGACCCCAGCATTGGTGGGGCTCTGGCCACTGGCTTGCCTTTCCCCCAAAATGGGCTTCTGATGCCTCTGCTGGGTGTGATCTTCTTAAATGGCAACCGTGCCTCTGAGGTAGAGATCTGGGAATTCCTGAATATTTTGGGAATCTATGATGGGAAGGTGCACACAATCTTTGGGGAGCCCCGACACCTCATCACCAAAGTTTTGGTTAAGGAAAAGTACCTGGAGTATCGGCGGGTGGCAAACAGTGAGCCTCCAGGCTATGAATTCCTCTGGGGTCCCCGAGCCTATGCTGAAACCACCAAAATGAAAGTCCTGGAGTTTTTAGCCAAGGTCAATGAGACCGTTCCTCAGTCCTTCCCATCTCATTATGAAGAGGCTTTgagagatgaggaagagagagccaaAGCTGAAGCTGTAGGCAAGTGTGGCACTACTGCCACAAACAAGGCAGAGTCTAAAGTCACACCTGGTGACTCCTCTTGCTCCTAG